Within the Microbispora sp. ZYX-F-249 genome, the region TCCGCGGCGAGCCGGACAGTCCCGCGTACGGGGCGAGCAAGGCGGGCCTCAACGCGCTGGGCCAGTCGCTCGCCGTCGCCCTGGCGCCCCTCGGCATCGCCGTGGCGACCGTGGCGCCCGGCTTCGTCGAGACCGACATGACGAACGAGCACCTCAAGGCGCCGCGGGGCGACGAGATCCGCGCCCAGAGCCCGTTCGGGAGAGTGGCGCGGCCCGAGGAGATCGCGGCCGCCGTCCTTTACCTGGCGTCACCGGCCGCCGAGTGGGCCAGCGGCACGATCGTCGACCTCAACGGAGCCTCCTACCTGCGCAGCTGAGCCGGACGGTCAGTCGGGCGCCCAGTATCCGACCAGGACCTTCTCCAGCCTGCCCACGACCGGTCGCCAGGTCGGGGGCAGGGTGTAGCGGGTGGCCCGGTGGCCCTTGTAGGTCAGGTGGTAGGCGAGGAAGTCGGCCCCCTGCGGCCGGGCCTCGGAGCGGCCGAGCCGCAGATGCTTCAGCGAGCCGCGCAGGCCGCGCCACTCCGCGGCGGTCAGGCACTTGCGGACGGTGGGTCCGGTCCGGCGGCTCAGCACGGCGCAGCCGTCGGTGTAGACGGCCACCCGGTTGCGCAGCCCGGCGAACCCGCCCTCCTCCCGCAACTCCACGACCAGCTTCCTGGGCGCCGTGACCGCCTCGGCGGGAGCCGTGACGGCCAGGACGGGCAGAGCCGCCAGCGGCAGCAGCGCGACACGCGAAATCCTCATGCCCTCTATTACGGATCACGACGCCCTTCGGCTCACCGACAGCGTCCGCGTGTAGGGCGGGTGAGCACGGGCAGGCGGGTCCGAGTCTCCGAGTCGAAAGGTGACGACAGTGAGCACTGCTACGGAACAGGACGTCATCGACCTGCTGCTGGCGCAGCACAACCAGATCAAGACCAGGTTCGCGGAGGTCGCCGCCGCGCGGGGCGAGCGCAGACGTGAGCTGTTCAACGACCTCGTACGGCTGCTGGCGGTGCACGAGGCGGCGGAGGAGCAGGTCGTGCACCCGGCGGCGCGGTCGAAGGCGGGCGAACAGGTCGTCGAGGCCCGGCTGCACGAGGAGGACGAGGCCAAACGCGCCCTGTCCGACCTGTACGACCTCGGCGTCGACCACCCCGAGTTCGACGCCCGGCTGGCCGCCCTGGAGAAGGCGGTCGTCGACCACGCCACGCACGAGGAGCGGGAGGAGTTCCCCCGGCTGCGTCAGGAGACCTCCCCCGAGCGGCTGCGCCGCATGGCCGGTGCGGTCCGGGCCGCCGAGGCGATCTCGCCGACCAGGCCCCACCCGGGCGCCGGAGAGTCCGCCACCGCGAACATGCTGGTCGGCCCGCCGGTGGCCGTGTTCGACAAGATCCGCGACGTCGTACGGGACTGGCGGCAGTCGAACAAGGACTGACCGACGCCCCGCCCGGTCTCGCGCCGGGGCGGCTCGGCCTCGAAGCCGCTCCGGCCGGACCCCGAGGGGACACCGGTCATGTGCGGTGCGGGCCCGTCCGATGGACGGGCCCGCACGCCGCCACGCACCCTCCCTGGACCGCCTACGGCCCGCCCCGGTGCCGCCGGACGCGCCACACGACCACGGCGGTCACGACGACCGCGGCGAGAACGGCCGCGACCGCACCGCCGACGGCCGACTGCACCTGCTCGTACGCCGCCCCGGCGAAGAAGCCCAGAAGGGTGTAACCGACTCCCCAGAGCACCCCGCCCAGGACGTTGAACAGGAAGAACCGCCGGTAGCTCATCCGCGAGACCCCTGCCAGGGCCGGCATCATGGCGCGCAGGAACGCGGCGAACCGAGCGAAGAACACCGCCTGAGGGCCCCACCGGCGCATCAGCACCTGTGCCCTCTCCACGCGGTGGCGACGGCGGCGCAGGACCCGTACGTCCAGGACCCTGGGGCCGAGGCGGCGGCCGACGAAGTAGCCCGCGCTGTCGCCGGCTATCGCGGCGAGCGTCACCACGAGCCCCAGCCAGTACACCGACAGTCTGCCCTGACTGGCGAGCACGCCGCCCAGCACGGCGGCCGTCTCCCCCGGCACGACGAACCCCACGAACAGGGCGTCCTCGGCGAAGACCAGCGCCGCCACTGCCGCGTACAGCACCGTTCCCGGCAGGCCCCAGAGCCAGTTGATGATCGCGTCCACCCGTCCTCCATGCGCCTCCCCGTTGTCGTGTCCCCCAGGAGGTGCGCGTACGCGCGCCGCACGGCCGTGGGCGGTTCGCCCACTCCTGGAAACGCACGGAAGTTTGCCCGCGGACGGGCACCGGCACGACCGGCCTTCAGGCCGGCCCGGGAATACGTGAGGGGCGCCGCCTCTCCGACCGGGAGGGTGCACGGCGGCCGACCACCCACAGGAGGAGATGCCGAATGAGCGACGACGAGCAGGTCCTGGGCTACCCGATCCCCAACGACGCGGCGCTGGACCCGCCCGCCGAGTGGGCCGGGCTGCGCGCCACGTGCCCGGTCGCCCGCGTCACGCTGCCCAGCGGCGACGCGGCGACGCTGCTGACCCGTTACGAGGACGTCAAGCAGGTGCTGGCCGACCCGCGCTTCACCCGCCGGCTCGACGCACCCGACGCCGCCCGGTTGTCCGCGGACGGCGGCGGGGTGTTCAGCGGCGAGCTGGCGGCGATCCTCCCCGACAGCGGCGAGGAGCACCAGCACTGGCGGCGCCTGGTCGGCAGGTGGTTCACGGCCAAGCGCATGACCGCCATGCGGCCGGCGATGATCGAGATCGCCGAGGATCTCGTGGACGACATGGTCAAGCGCGGCTCGCCCGGCGACCTCAGGGCGAGCCTCGGCTTCCCGCTGCCGGTCTACGTCATCTGCGACATGCTCGGCGTGCCCGCCGCCGACCGGGACCGGTTCTCCTACTGGTCCGACACGCTGCTCAACCTGACCCGCTACGGCAGGGCCGAGACCGAGGCCGCCCAGGGGGAGTTCTTCCAGTACATGTCCGACCTCGTCACGGCCAAGCGCGCCGAGCCCGGCGACGACCTGCTGAGCGAGCTGATCACGGCAGGCGGCCCCGAGAACGGCGGGCTGCCCGACGTCCAGGTCCTGGTCACGGGCATGGCGCTGCTGGTCGCCGGGCACGAGACCACCGCCAACATGATCGGGAAGATGGCCGCCATGCTGCTGGCCGACCGCTCCCGGTGGGAGCGGCTGCTGGCCGACCCGTCGCTGATCCGCACCACGGTGGAGGAGTCGCTGCGCTTCGACGCCAACGCCGGCTTCGGCCTCCCCCGCTACCTGAACGCGGAGACCGAGGTCAGCGGCATGGTCCTGCCCCCCGGCACGACCGTGGTGTGCAGCATGGCCGCCGCCAACCGCGACGAGACCGCCTTCGAGAACGCCGGCGACATGGACCTGACCCGCAGCCCGAACCCCCACCTGGCTTTCGGCTCCGGCGCCCACTCCTGCCTGGGGCAGGCACTGGCCCGCACCGAGCTGCAGGTCGTCCTGGAGGTGCTGCTGCGCAGGCTGCCGACGCTTGAGCTGGCCGTGCCCGTGGAGGAGCTGGAACGCGTGGAAGGGCTCGCCGTCGGCGGCCTGCGCGAGGTCCCGGTCCGCTGGTGACCCCCCGGCCGGCGTGCCCGATCGGCAAGGAGGACATGGACATGAAGGTCGTCGTCGACGAGGTCAAGTGCTGCGGCGCCGGGCAGTGCGTGCTGATCGCACCGGAGGTGTTCGACCAGCGCGACGAGGACGGCGTCGTCGTCCTGCTGGAGCCCGAGCCCGCCGAGGACCTGCACACCGCGGTCCGCGAGGCCGCCGCCGTCTGCCCCGCCGCCGCCATCGAGGTGGACGAGGACTCCTGAACCGCGGGAGCACACCCGGTGGTGCCGGGACGGACCGTCCCGTCCCGGCACCCGGAGGGCCTCAGCCCGCGGCCGGAGGGGTCCAGCCGGCCGGGACGCGGGCGATGCGGACGCGCTGCGGGTGGTCGCCGACCGGCACCGAGGTGATCTTCTGCCCGGTGGCGAAGTCGATGGCGGTGACCCGGTCGGCGCCGCTCTCGGAGATGACGCAGGCCCGCCCGTCGCCGCTGACGGTCGCCCAGTAGGGCTTGGACGCGCTCACCAGCGGGCCCTCCCGCAGGGTGGCCCGGTCGACGACCGTGGCGTAGTCGTCCATCGTCGCGGCGACGCAGAGCTTGTCGCCGGCGGGGTTGACCGACAGTCCGTGGTGCCGGGAGTCGTTGACCCAGGTGGTGCGGTCCTCGCCGGTGGCCGGGTTCTTCGGCAGGGTCTTGATCCGGGTGATCGTGTCGGTGGCGGTGTCGTACTCGGCGAAGCCGTTGAAGAACGAGACCTGGAAGTACAGCTTCGACTCGTCCGGGGTGAAGACGGCGGGCCGCACCGCGTCCGACAGGTCCTTGCGGCCGAAGGCGTCCAGCCGGTCGCGCATGTCGACGGTCCGCACGACCTTGTACGTCGAGGCGTCCGCGATCGTGATGTGGCGGTCGCCCTTCAGCCAGTCCTGGGACGGGCTGTCGAAGTCGTTGTTGACCTCGCCGATCGACATGTTCCAGATGTACCTGCCGCCGCCGGTGAAGATGTTCTCGTGCGGCTTGTCCCCCGTGCGGAACGAGCCGAGCTGCCTGCCGGTGTCGATGTCCAGGACGTGCACGGTGTTGGATGTGGAGGCCGACACGGCGACCCGGGTCCCGTCGGGGGACACGGCCATGTGGTCGGCGCGGAAGCCGGAGACCGGGAAGCGCCATCTGATCGCGCCGGTGGTCAGGTCGATGGACACCACGTCGGCGAAGCTCGGGCGGGAGACGACCATGGCCGTGCCGTCCGGGGTGGCGTACATGTCGTCGACGAACTGGTCGTGACCCTCGCCGGGGCCCTGCCGGATGCCCAGGAAAAAGGCCAGCTTGATGGGGTTGAGGTAGATCTCGGCCAGCCGCCGGGCCTTGTCGGGGATGACGTTGATCCGGCCGATCCTGGCGAACTCCCCGCTCGACTCGATGACGTCCGCGGTGCCGTCCCAGTTGTTGCCGACGAACATCACCTCGCGCAGTCCGCCGGCGGCGCTCGCGGGAGCGGCCGGAACGCCGCAGACGGCGGCGCCCGCGACCGCCACGGCGGCGGCGAGCAGGGATCTGCGCAGGCGTGCGAGGGCCGAAGCGTGCATGTGCTTCCTCCGGGGGGTGGGAGGTGGGCGAGATCGAGCATGGCCGGCCGAAGGGTCCGCGCGCCTTCGGCGCGTGGACTCGCACAAGTCTGAACATTTCGATATTCAGACTGTGTTACTGGATGGTAGGCACGTGTGACCCCCGCCACAAGGCCCAAAATTCATGACAACGGAGCGGAGGACGCGGTGGCGGGCAGGATCACCCCGGCGGCGGGCCGGTACGGCGGCAGGCCGGCGGCCGAACGGCAGGCCGAGCGCCGCACGCGCTTCCTGGAGGCGGGCCTCGACCTGTTCGGCGCCGGGCCCGGCTACCGCGCCACGAGGATCACGGACGTGTGCCGCGCCGCCGGGCTGTCCAGCCGCCAGTTCTACGAGGAGTTCCACACGCTGGAGGACCTGCTGGCCGAGCTGCACCTGTACGTCAACGACGTCGCACAGCAGGCCGTCCTCGGCGTGCTCCCCCAGGTGCGGCACCTTGAGCCCATCGAACGCTGCAGCCGGCTGTTCCGCGCGTACGCCGCCGGAGCCACCGCCGACCCCCGCCACACCCGCATCGCCTTCGTGGAGATCATCGGCGTCAGCCCCCGCCTGGACCGCCAGCGCCTGGACCGCCGGGCCCGCTGGATAGCCTTCCTGTGCGAGCAGCTGGACGACGCCGCGGACCGCGGCGAGATCCCCGCTCGCGACTTCCGCGTCACGGCCGCCGCCTTCATCGGGGCCATCAACGGCCTGATGCACGACTGGGCCGTCGGCTGGGTCGACGCCACCCTCGATCAGATCGTCGACGAGCTCCTGCTCATGCTCCTGGGCCGCCTCCAGGTCCCCGGCGAAGCCGGCCCCGCTTGAGGATCTCCGCGATAAGCAGTGGCGGCCCCTCCACCATCACGTGAGATCCTGCGTCATCCACCCCAAGATCGAGCCAGGCGGTTCGCCACCCCGTCAACGCAGCCGTGGTTCGGCGGCCGGTCCTGGTGGGAGGTGCGGGACGCGCGCGCTTCACCGCGGATCCGGATGGCTGGCTCGCCGCCCTGATCCCCGCCATGCCGTCGCTGACCGCCCGCCCGTAGACGCACACGATTCAGCTGATCCCCGCGCCCGGGGCCTTTCTCAGGTCCGGGTGGGCGGCGGCGCCGTGCTGTCGCGGACGACCAGACGGGTGGGGACGAGGTCGGTGCCCGGCCGCGCGGCTCCGCCCTCGCGGATCTGCCGCAGGACGCCCTGGACGCAGC harbors:
- a CDS encoding hemerythrin domain-containing protein is translated as MSTATEQDVIDLLLAQHNQIKTRFAEVAAARGERRRELFNDLVRLLAVHEAAEEQVVHPAARSKAGEQVVEARLHEEDEAKRALSDLYDLGVDHPEFDARLAALEKAVVDHATHEEREEFPRLRQETSPERLRRMAGAVRAAEAISPTRPHPGAGESATANMLVGPPVAVFDKIRDVVRDWRQSNKD
- a CDS encoding DedA family protein, which encodes MDAIINWLWGLPGTVLYAAVAALVFAEDALFVGFVVPGETAAVLGGVLASQGRLSVYWLGLVVTLAAIAGDSAGYFVGRRLGPRVLDVRVLRRRRHRVERAQVLMRRWGPQAVFFARFAAFLRAMMPALAGVSRMSYRRFFLFNVLGGVLWGVGYTLLGFFAGAAYEQVQSAVGGAVAAVLAAVVVTAVVVWRVRRHRGGP
- a CDS encoding cytochrome P450; this translates as MSDDEQVLGYPIPNDAALDPPAEWAGLRATCPVARVTLPSGDAATLLTRYEDVKQVLADPRFTRRLDAPDAARLSADGGGVFSGELAAILPDSGEEHQHWRRLVGRWFTAKRMTAMRPAMIEIAEDLVDDMVKRGSPGDLRASLGFPLPVYVICDMLGVPAADRDRFSYWSDTLLNLTRYGRAETEAAQGEFFQYMSDLVTAKRAEPGDDLLSELITAGGPENGGLPDVQVLVTGMALLVAGHETTANMIGKMAAMLLADRSRWERLLADPSLIRTTVEESLRFDANAGFGLPRYLNAETEVSGMVLPPGTTVVCSMAAANRDETAFENAGDMDLTRSPNPHLAFGSGAHSCLGQALARTELQVVLEVLLRRLPTLELAVPVEELERVEGLAVGGLREVPVRW
- a CDS encoding ferredoxin; the protein is MKVVVDEVKCCGAGQCVLIAPEVFDQRDEDGVVVLLEPEPAEDLHTAVREAAAVCPAAAIEVDEDS
- a CDS encoding YncE family protein, with the protein product MHASALARLRRSLLAAAVAVAGAAVCGVPAAPASAAGGLREVMFVGNNWDGTADVIESSGEFARIGRINVIPDKARRLAEIYLNPIKLAFFLGIRQGPGEGHDQFVDDMYATPDGTAMVVSRPSFADVVSIDLTTGAIRWRFPVSGFRADHMAVSPDGTRVAVSASTSNTVHVLDIDTGRQLGSFRTGDKPHENIFTGGGRYIWNMSIGEVNNDFDSPSQDWLKGDRHITIADASTYKVVRTVDMRDRLDAFGRKDLSDAVRPAVFTPDESKLYFQVSFFNGFAEYDTATDTITRIKTLPKNPATGEDRTTWVNDSRHHGLSVNPAGDKLCVAATMDDYATVVDRATLREGPLVSASKPYWATVSGDGRACVISESGADRVTAIDFATGQKITSVPVGDHPQRVRIARVPAGWTPPAAG
- a CDS encoding TetR/AcrR family transcriptional regulator, with product MAGRITPAAGRYGGRPAAERQAERRTRFLEAGLDLFGAGPGYRATRITDVCRAAGLSSRQFYEEFHTLEDLLAELHLYVNDVAQQAVLGVLPQVRHLEPIERCSRLFRAYAAGATADPRHTRIAFVEIIGVSPRLDRQRLDRRARWIAFLCEQLDDAADRGEIPARDFRVTAAAFIGAINGLMHDWAVGWVDATLDQIVDELLLMLLGRLQVPGEAGPA